One stretch of Malus domestica chromosome 14, GDT2T_hap1 DNA includes these proteins:
- the LOC103454014 gene encoding F-box/LRR-repeat protein At3g59190-like, with protein MESEGELKATASPRGEGVCSESESIIDVFSKFPDQISHHIVSFLTVTDLTRFGCVSKRCRELCLSSPKLNFDGFSLANTSTCYYRLKLLSYLDRFFFHRGDSRIQSFRVRWFKHEEYKLEEYEGEEPPCFCGRDCYEGTRMFTWIQNAVRCKVEVLDLETDVSDSDELEPLPSCVFQCETLRYLVLHVDWMILRTPSFTFPSNLKYLELKKIVIENEGFFKWISCCCKCIEELNLREVHGIETMTIKSSSLKKLNLSGFSIALCHINISCENLEGIYIGWTFYSASNKSLNIFAPNLKHLKWIGDMVKHPNLGKFECLADAELALNSQGDDKDNVFEVLDSLCRVKVLVLNEATIKGHFRGGSRPAPLYDTFYLGMTFESFVDELIPAIVFLLRGMPNLFNLILMKYNPHVEASESNTSGIDIEYWKLQNLAFFYQLRQVTIELCNGSNGIEFAKYVLECAPNLEKMVIVYLPQDLEKVARKLEKSKTSILCLSM; from the exons ATGGAAAGCGAGGGTGAGTTAAAAGCTACTGCAAGTCCCCGAGGCGAAGGAGTTTGTAGTGAGAGTGAGAGTATAATAGATGTATTTAGCAAATTTCCAGACCAGATTTCCCATCACATTGTCTCCTTTCTTACCGTGACCGATCTCACTCGCTTCGGTTGTGTGTCTAAAAGATGCAGAGAGCTTTGCCTGTCATCCCCTAAGTTGAACTTCGATGGGTTTTCGTTAGCGAATACGTCCACTTGTTATTACCGGCTCAAGTTGTTGAGTTATTTGGATAGGTTTTTTTTCCATCGCGGGGATAGTAGGATACAGAGCTTTCGTGTTCGTTGGTTTAAGCATGAGGAATACAAGCTTGAGGAATACGAGGGTGAAGAACCACCATGCTTCTGTGGTCGTGATTGCTACGAAGGTACCCGAATGTTCACATGGATCCAAAATGCGGTTAGGTGTAAGGTCGAAGTGCTGGATCTTGAGACGGATGTATCTGATTCTGATGAGCTTGAACCGCTTCCATCTTGTGTCTTTCAATGTGAAACTTTGAGGTATCTAGTGCTGCATGTGGATTGGATGATTCTTAGGACTCCCTCGTTCACTTTTCCATCTAATCTCAAGTATTTGGAGTTGAAAAAAATCGTTATAGAAAATGAGGGATTTTTCAAGTGGATCTCCTGTTGCTGCAAATGCATTGAGGAATTAAATCTTCGAGAAGTTCATGGGATAGAAACTATGACCATCAAAAGCTCGTCTCTGAAAAAACTGAACCTTTCTGGTTTTTCTATTGCCCTCTGCCATATTAACATCTCGTGTGAGAACCTTGAAGGTATATATATAGGCTGGACCTTTTACTCAGCCAGCAACAAATCCTTAAATATCTTTGCCCCAAATCTCAAGCATTTGAAATGGATTGGGGACATGGTGAAACACCCAAATCTGGGAAAATTTGAATGTTTGGCGGACGCTGAACTTGCCTTGAATTCTCAAGGGGATGACAAGGACAATGTATTTGAGGTTCTTGACAGTTTATGCAGGGTTAAAGTTCTTGTTCTGAATGAAGCGACCATTAAG GGCCATTTCAGGGGTGGATCCAGGCCAGCTCCATTATATGATACCTTTTATTTGGGTATGACTTTCGAAAGCTTCGTTGATGAGTTGATCCCAGCAATTGTCTTCCTTTTGAGGGGAATGCCTAATCTGTTCAATTTAATATTAATGAAGTATAATCCACATGTTGAGGCCTCTGAATCTAAT ACATCTGGGATTGATATCGAATACTGGAAGTTGCAAAACCTTGCATTTTTTTATCAGCTTAGGCAGGTTACCATAGAGCTTTGCAATGGGTCTAATGGAATAGAGTTCGCGAAGTATGTGCTCGAGTGTGCTCCCAATTTGGAGAAAATGGTCATTGTTTATTTACCCCAGGATTTGGAGAAAGTTGCAAGGAAGTTAGAGAAAAGCAAGACTTCCATCTTGTGTCTTTCAATGTGA
- the LOC103454018 gene encoding F-box/LRR-repeat protein At4g14103-like codes for MDTGSCEGERVDGKRRMIDRFSSLPDHVAHHILSFLTISHLARFGCVSRRCRELYLSAPFLNIDELPRLSDAKCSKLQRWLNCMDRFFFLRGNNKIQRLRVCWMSHFVDVSDSDGDGHVDDDDEDDDETLCSCDEYFRMMSWIHNAVRCNVEELDLDIGPGEAIAPVFPSSVFLCRSLTSLSVDLGPIVLHVPSFAFSSNLKHLKLKSGIVEQGFSKWISCYCKCIEELTLDGIHIRDTTIESSSLKKFSFVGDNLTDTVDIRGNKLEEIVIDWLLHSPREKSLNINAPSLKYLSWKGNLMESRNIGKLEFLEEAAILLKPEVDGSSDVLEVLSSLCRVKVLSINEATIKASYREGSIPTSFDNVSSLHIHIKSFGDELVPAVVSLFKGMPNLCTLYMNSKRPLYGDEYDACGFNMGYWKMQNFAFIHQLKEVSIELSHGTNGVELIRYILEYAQNLETMLIIHLPQYLDELLTKLDKTNNISNAMISFKESQNWG; via the exons ATGGATACTGGAAGTTGTGAGGGTGAGCGAGTTGATGGTAAGAGGAGGATGATAGACAGATTTAGTAGTCTTCCTGACCATGTTGCCCACCACATACTTTCTTTCCTGACTATCTCGCACCTTGCTCGTTTCGGCTGCGTGTCCAGACGATGCAGGGAACTCTATCTGTCAGCTCCATTTTTGAACATTGATGAACTTCCTCGTTTGTCTGATGCCAAGTGTAGTAAGCTGCAAAGGTGGTTGAATTGTATGGATAGGTTCTTCTTTCTTCGTGGTAATAATAAGATACAGCGCCTTCGTGTTTGTTGGATGAGTCACTTTGTAGACGTTAGTGATAGTGATGGTGATGGTCATGTCGATGACgatgatgaggatgatgatgaaACACTGTGCTCCTGTGATGAGTATTTTCGAATGATGTCATGGATACACAATGCAGTGCGGTGTAATGTTGAGGAGCTTGATCTTGATATTGGTCCTGGAGAGGCGATAGCTCCGGTGTTTCCGTCCTCTGTCTTTCTTTGTCGATCTTTGACGTCTCTGTCCGTGGACCTGGGTCCTATAGTGCTTCACGTGCCTTCTTTTGCGTTTTCCTCTAATCTCAAACACTTGAAGTTGAAAAGCGGCATAGTAGAACAGGGGTTTTCCAAATGGATCTCATGTTATTGCAAATGCATTGAGGAGTTGACTCTTGATGGAATTCATATACGAGATACCACCATTGAAAGCTCGTCTTTGaaaaaattttcttttgtgggGGACAATTTAACTGACACAGTTGACATCAGAGGCAATAAACTTGAAGAAATAGTTATCGACTGGCTGCTTCACTCTCCTAGAGAAAAATCGTTAAATATTAATGCCCCAAGTCTTAAATATTTGAGTTGGAAGGGGAATTTGATGGAAAGCCGAAATATCGGAAAATTAGAATTCTTAGAAGAAGCTGCTATTCTTCTGAAGCCTGAAGTAGATGGCTCTAGCGATGTACTTGAAGTTCTTTCCAGTTTATGCCGGGTTAAAGTTCTTAGCATAAATGAAGCGACAATTAAG GCTTCATATCGGGAAGGATCCATTCCAACATCGTTTGATAATGTTTCATCTCTCCATATACATATTAAAAGCTTTGGTGATGAGTTGGTCCCAGCAGTAGTCTCTCTTTTCAAAGGAATGCCCAATCTGTGTACTTTATACATGAATTCTAAGCGCCCTCTTTATGGCGATGAATATGAT GCATGTGGGTTTAATATGGGATATTGGAAGATGCAAAACTTTGCTTTTATTCATCAGCTTAAGGAGGTTTCCATTGAGCTTTCTCACGGGACTAATGGAGTTGAGCTAATCAGGTATATACTCGAGTATGCCCAGAATTTGGAGACAATGCTCATAATTCATTTACCCCAATATTTGGACGAGCTTTTGACGAAGTTAGACAAAACCAATAACATTTCCAATGCCATGATTTCCTTTAAGGAAAGTCAGAATTGGGGATGA